CATTGGTTCATAGTAAATGGAAATATATTTATCCGGAAATTCGCGATTTTCCATTCTGGTGCGGTAAATAAAGCTTAAGAATCTGCCCACGGCATCATTGGAATATAACCGAAAAGTGACTGGAATTTTAAGTGAAAAGGGATATCGATCAAAAAAGGTAGGATCTATAACCTTCTCTTGATAGGCATAATAGCCCTGTCTTTCCATATAGCGATTCAAGAGCAGAGAAAAGATATTTTCCGCTTGGAGGACGCCTACTTTTTGTAAGGACTTGGCATCTTTACCAAAAAGGAAAAGGACAATCTGATCGCAGCAATTGGCATTTTTAGCGGTAAAAAGATCACCTCCGCTAACTTGCACCCGTTTTTTAAAATCCTCACTAAGTGTCTTTTTCATATAGGCAGAAACAGGTAAGTTACTCTCCAAGTTTCCAATGTAAAGCAGATTTTTGTATTTGGACAATGTCTGCACATTTTTAATATCGGCTCTGATGAGGTTAAAATACTGTTCTGGATACACAATCAGGATTTTTTGTTCTATCGCACTGCCAATGAATGGTTTAAGCCCTTGCCAATCCATTGAATCACAAAATACATAAACATCTCTATCTTCTCCCAAAGCCAAGGTTTTGGAATGATCAATCACTTCATCATAAATAGTATAACGACCTGATTTACCACCTTCCTTGGCACAACCGAAGAGAATGAATATCAGCAAGATAAAAAGGGTATATTTACGCATTGTCATTTCCTTTTTTTAGCTATAGCACTAACATAATTTAAACCACTAAGCACTGTAATGAGCGCCACAAACCAAAACCAGATATTGATAACAAGGATCACTACTTGGGGCACTGGTTCAAAATATGCCCAAAAAAGCAAAGCGATGATTATGCCTGCCATTTGCAGAACTGTTTTCAGCTTGCCAAAAATATCGGCGGCTATTACAATCCCTTGTTTTTGATAGACCTCGCGCAGAATAGTGATAATCAATTCGCGCAGAAAAATGATTATAAAAATTACGACGCTAATCTGAAAAGGCGGTAATAAACAAAGACCTGCCAAAGCGGAAAGCACAATAAGTTTATCCGCCAAAGGGTCCATAATTTTACCAAAATCACTTATTAAATTCAGTTGGCGCGCTATCTTGCCATCCAGATAATCCGTAACACTGGCAACGATAAAAATAATCAGAGCAATAACAATGTTTGCCGAACTGGGTGACCAAAACAGAAAATAAAGAAAAACCGGAACCAGTAAAATACGGATGACGGTTAAAATATTAGGCAGTTGGCGTATCATTATTATTTTCAGTTGATTGAGTGTTTATCTTGTTTACCGGAGATACTATTTCCACAGGGTTTTCTGCTAAAATTAACTGATGTTCAAAGCTATGCAAAATAAAATAGTTAATCAGTGTGCCCAATATGGCAGAGCCCGCTTGAATAATAAATACCCAATAAGGAATTAATTGGGGCAGCGAGTTAAAATATATAAGAGCAAAATAAATTAGCAAACATAGCGGTAAAGGAATTATCAACATCAACCAAGTATGCTGAACGCTTTGTCTTTGCAAACGGACATTTTCCAACGCACTATGTTTATGACCCTTATAGTGCAGTAATTTATGCAGCTCCCAGGTAGCGCGGCTAAACACCAGAACCAACATAATAAGAAACCCCATAACAAGATTAAAGACAAGAGAATACAAATCCTGTCGTTGCAACTCTTCAATAATGGAACCGTAAGCATTGGATTGACTATCAATATCTGCTTCCGGAAGATGAGAACGCAAAATATCCAGTATCATCGATTTACTGCTAATGGATTCCCGGTTGGACAGCAAATTTATCGTAATGACGGCAGGCAAAGTATAGTCCTGAACCATTTGCGGAGTTATAGGTAAACCGTATGCCTGAATAAGTTCCGTAGCTGCTTGTTGAGGAGTTTCATAAACCACATTTTTAATCCCCGGAACGGGTTTCAATTCTGATAGTAGAGGAGCAACTTTTGTAGTATCGGCAACATAAGCATAGATAGGTAGATTTGCCAATTTTTCCAGTTTATCCTTTTCGCTTATTCCTAAGCTATAGCTTAGATAGAGCCAAGCGCTAAAGAGAATGAATATGATTAACAGGATAAGTATAAAGCGGGTTTTCATAAGGTTATCCTTTTTTTTGTTACTTTGAAAGGGCTAACATTCTGTCTATGGCTACCTTTGCTTTTTGGGCAATAGAAGGAATTACATTAATTTCATACTGATTATATTTTAGGGCAGCGTAGATGCTTTCCAGCGTTATTTTCTTCATATTTTTACAAATTGCCTTAGGAGAAAGAGGAATTAGGGATTTTTCCGGATAGATATGTTGCAAATATTCTATCAGCCCAATTTCCGTAGCAATTATGGCATTGTCATTTTCTTTCACCCAATCCATCATTCCCCCCGTGGACATTACAAAATCGGCATATTTAACAATGGCGGGATCGCATTCAGGATGCACCAGCAGCTTATGAGCAGGATATTTATTTTTAATGGCTAATACATCTTCTTCCGTAAAACTCCATTGATGCACCAAACAATAACCATCCCAGGGTATTACATTTTTTCCTGTCTGTTTGGCAGCCCAGGAACCCAAATTGCGGTCTGGAACAAACAAAATTGGCTTATCCGTTTTTAAAGAATTGAGCACTTTTACCGCATTGGAAGAAGTGCAGCAAATATCGCTTTCAGCTTTCACTTCCACCGAAGAATTTACATAACAGACCACCGGCGAGCCGGGATAATTTTTTTTGAATGCTTTCAGTTGTGCTTCATTTATCATATCAGCCATCGGACAACCAGCATCCCAAACCGGCAGCAAAATCTTTGATTCCGGGTTTAGAATGGCAGCTGTTTCTGCCATAAATTTTACTCCACAAAAAACAATTAACGGCGCCTTCGCTTGCGAAGCCAAAATAGATAGCTGCAAAGAATCACCACGGTAATCAGCAATATCTTGAATTTCCACTATTTGATA
The sequence above is drawn from the Candidatus Cloacimonas sp. genome and encodes:
- a CDS encoding DUF4837 family protein; its protein translation is MRKYTLFILLIFILFGCAKEGGKSGRYTIYDEVIDHSKTLALGEDRDVYVFCDSMDWQGLKPFIGSAIEQKILIVYPEQYFNLIRADIKNVQTLSKYKNLLYIGNLESNLPVSAYMKKTLSEDFKKRVQVSGGDLFTAKNANCCDQIVLFLFGKDAKSLQKVGVLQAENIFSLLLNRYMERQGYYAYQEKVIDPTFFDRYPFSLKIPVTFRLYSNDAVGRFLSFIYRTRMENREFPDKYISIYYEPMPENKVDLNWLIAKRQEIGKKYFEGDEFDPEVVRKEPFVFKKHPGYRLLGAWKNMKYAIGGGFQSYGFWDERTKTAYIVDSSVYFPAGDKLPVLVELYVISNSLVIK
- the pgsA gene encoding CDP-diacylglycerol--glycerol-3-phosphate 3-phosphatidyltransferase, whose protein sequence is MIRQLPNILTVIRILLVPVFLYFLFWSPSSANIVIALIIFIVASVTDYLDGKIARQLNLISDFGKIMDPLADKLIVLSALAGLCLLPPFQISVVIFIIIFLRELIITILREVYQKQGIVIAADIFGKLKTVLQMAGIIIALLFWAYFEPVPQVVILVINIWFWFVALITVLSGLNYVSAIAKKRK
- the nadA gene encoding quinolinate synthase NadA, translated to MKKEELISEILRLKKEKNALILAHNYQIVEIQDIADYRGDSLQLSILASQAKAPLIVFCGVKFMAETAAILNPESKILLPVWDAGCPMADMINEAQLKAFKKNYPGSPVVCYVNSSVEVKAESDICCTSSNAVKVLNSLKTDKPILFVPDRNLGSWAAKQTGKNVIPWDGYCLVHQWSFTEEDVLAIKNKYPAHKLLVHPECDPAIVKYADFVMSTGGMMDWVKENDNAIIATEIGLIEYLQHIYPEKSLIPLSPKAICKNMKKITLESIYAALKYNQYEINVIPSIAQKAKVAIDRMLALSK